A region of Thermodesulfobacteriota bacterium DNA encodes the following proteins:
- a CDS encoding PEP-CTERM sorting domain-containing protein translates to MPRWLTLGIASLLLATAHVGTVHSTPITVALGSGISFQNEVGKVFTAEDDVTELLRELDGVWAPQRVGTVDADYYATGKSARFFDAVWLHFDVSGIDREGLQSASLRFYAQKGDYVDTSWNQYEVLLGVKNMQDEDAVAVTEPLVPTTCSFATGPVQSLGDGLAPNQTVGWVETGIDLSWMTSDSLDLTLRLWNVRLDAVELRLEPNGVPPAAVVPEPGTLLLLGSGLIGAARFVRARPERR, encoded by the coding sequence ATGCCCCGATGGCTCACCCTTGGTATTGCCAGCCTGCTGCTGGCCACTGCCCATGTGGGCACCGTTCACTCCACCCCGATCACCGTCGCTCTCGGGTCTGGAATCTCGTTCCAGAACGAGGTGGGCAAGGTATTCACGGCAGAGGACGATGTGACGGAGCTCTTGCGCGAGCTGGACGGGGTGTGGGCTCCGCAGAGGGTGGGAACCGTGGACGCGGACTACTATGCCACGGGGAAGTCTGCAAGGTTTTTCGACGCGGTTTGGCTCCATTTCGATGTCTCTGGCATCGACCGTGAAGGGCTCCAGTCTGCAAGCCTCCGGTTCTATGCGCAGAAGGGAGATTACGTCGACACCTCCTGGAATCAATACGAGGTCTTGTTGGGGGTGAAGAATATGCAGGACGAGGATGCCGTGGCGGTGACGGAGCCCCTGGTCCCGACGACCTGTTCCTTTGCCACCGGACCCGTGCAGTCCTTGGGCGACGGACTGGCCCCCAATCAAACCGTAGGCTGGGTGGAGACCGGCATCGACCTCTCGTGGATGACCTCCGACTCCCTGGACCTCACGCTGCGGCTCTGGAACGTGAGGCTCGATGCCGTGGAGCTGAGGCTGGAGCCAAACGGGGTGCCTCCCGCCGCGGTCGTGCCGGAGCCGGGCACGCTGCTGCTCCTGGGGTCGGGGCTCATCGGCGCGGCGCGGTTCGTTCGGGCCCGGCCCGAAAGGCGGTAG